Proteins encoded in a region of the Pseudomonas sp. PDNC002 genome:
- a CDS encoding DUF1656 domain-containing protein — translation MPREIAFHGVYMPTLTLMFLVAAVICWGIDRILASVGLYRYTWHPALFRVCLFACLFGGLSLTIYK, via the coding sequence CTGCCCCGCGAGATCGCGTTCCACGGGGTCTACATGCCGACCCTGACCCTGATGTTCCTCGTTGCCGCGGTGATCTGCTGGGGCATCGACCGCATCCTCGCTTCCGTCGGCCTGTACCGCTACACCTGGCACCCGGCGCTGTTCCGCGTGTGCCTGTTCGCCTGCCTGTTCGGCGGGCTGTCCCTCACTATCTATAAGTAA
- a CDS encoding HlyD family secretion protein codes for MTLKSIISLLATLIILAVAALIGRALWVNYMDTPWTRDGRVRADIINVAADVSGVVVDVPVRDNQQVKKGDLLMQIDPDHYQIAVKQAEALVASRKATLQMRQLNAKRRRAMDEEVVSRESLDDASNTAAASEADYQQALAALDAAKLNLERTQVRASADGYVTNLNVHRGDYARVGEAKMAVVDENSYWIYGYFEETKLPHIRVGDPAELQLMSGERLKGHVESIARAIYDRDNPESRELVADVNPTFNWVRLAQRVPVRIHIDEVPDGVLLAAGITATVIVNPETRGAERSDGAAAAQ; via the coding sequence ATGACTCTCAAATCCATCATCAGCCTGCTGGCGACCCTGATCATCCTGGCGGTCGCCGCGTTGATCGGCCGCGCCCTCTGGGTGAACTACATGGATACGCCCTGGACCCGCGACGGCCGGGTGCGCGCCGATATCATCAACGTCGCCGCCGACGTCTCCGGCGTGGTGGTCGACGTACCGGTGCGCGACAACCAGCAGGTGAAGAAAGGCGACCTGCTGATGCAGATCGACCCGGACCATTACCAGATCGCCGTGAAGCAGGCCGAAGCCCTGGTCGCCTCGCGCAAGGCCACCCTGCAGATGCGCCAGCTCAACGCCAAGCGCCGCCGCGCCATGGACGAGGAAGTGGTTTCCCGCGAGAGCCTGGACGACGCCAGCAACACCGCCGCCGCCTCCGAGGCCGACTACCAGCAGGCCCTGGCCGCGCTGGACGCTGCCAAGCTGAACCTGGAGCGCACCCAGGTGCGCGCCTCGGCGGACGGCTACGTGACCAACCTCAACGTGCACCGTGGCGACTACGCCCGCGTCGGCGAGGCGAAGATGGCGGTAGTTGACGAGAACTCCTACTGGATCTACGGCTACTTCGAAGAGACCAAGCTGCCGCACATCCGCGTCGGCGACCCGGCCGAGCTGCAACTGATGAGCGGCGAGCGCCTGAAGGGCCACGTCGAGAGCATCGCCCGCGCCATTTACGACCGCGACAACCCCGAGAGCCGCGAGCTGGTGGCCGACGTCAACCCGACCTTCAACTGGGTGCGCCTGGCCCAGCGCGTGCCGGTGCGCATCCATATCGACGAAGTGCCGGACGGCGTGCTGCTGGCGGCAGGCATCACCGCCACCGTGATCGTCAATCCGGAGACGCGCGGTGCGGAGCGCTCGGACGGAGCGGCTGCGGCGCAGTAA